In Flavobacterium sp. N1736, the following are encoded in one genomic region:
- the infC gene encoding translation initiation factor IF-3, giving the protein MRSNRGYQPRVEKKDAHRINNNIRGVQEVRLVGENIEPGVFKLAEALRLADQFELDLVEISPNAEPPVCKIMDYKKFVYEQKKRDKVLKAKSTQVVVKEIRFGPQTDEHDYEFKRKNAEKFLKEGAKLKAFVFFKGRSIIYKDQGQILLLRLATDLEEHGKVEAMPVLEGKRMIMFIAPKKKK; this is encoded by the coding sequence ATAAGAAGCAACAGAGGTTACCAACCTCGAGTAGAAAAAAAGGATGCACACAGAATAAATAACAATATTCGTGGTGTACAAGAAGTAAGATTAGTAGGCGAGAACATCGAACCAGGTGTATTTAAGCTTGCAGAAGCTTTACGTTTAGCAGATCAGTTCGAATTGGATTTGGTTGAAATTTCGCCAAACGCTGAGCCGCCGGTTTGTAAAATCATGGATTACAAGAAATTTGTTTACGAACAAAAGAAACGTGATAAGGTTTTAAAAGCTAAGTCTACCCAGGTTGTAGTAAAAGAAATTCGTTTTGGTCCTCAAACTGATGAGCATGATTATGAATTTAAAAGAAAAAATGCTGAGAAGTTCCTTAAAGAAGGTGCTAAATTAAAAGCATTCGTATTCTTTAAGGGTCGTTCTATCATCTATAAAGATCAGGGACAGATTTTATTACTACGTTTGGCTACAGATTTAGAAGAACATGGTAAAGTGGAAGCTATGCCGGTTTTGGAAGGTAAGAGAATGATTATGTTCATTGCTCCTAAGAAGAAAAAATAG
- the rpmI gene encoding 50S ribosomal protein L35, with product MPKMKTKSSAKKRFKVTGSGKIKRKHAFKSHILTKKSKKRKLALTHSALVHKTDMKSIKQQLRII from the coding sequence ATGCCTAAAATGAAAACAAAATCTAGCGCCAAGAAACGTTTTAAAGTTACTGGTTCTGGAAAGATTAAAAGAAAGCATGCTTTTAAAAGTCACATCTTGACTAAAAAATCTAAAAAACGTAAATTAGCTTTGACACACTCAGCGCTAGTTCACAAAACAGATATGAAAAGCATCAAACAACAATTAAGAATTATCTAA